The following DNA comes from Kitasatospora sp. NBC_01287.
ACCCAGCTCGGCTGGTTCCACTTCGACGCCGGCCGGCACGCCGCCGCCCAGCAGGCCCTCCTCGGCGCGTTGCGGGCAGCCCACGCCTCCGGTGACCCGCGGCTCGGCGCCGGAGCGCTCTCCTACCTGGCGATCCAGAGCTACTCCAACGGTGACCCCCGTGACGCGGTCGGCGCGATGCAGGCGGCCCGGGAGAAGGTCAAGTCCGTCAACTCGCCTTCACTGAAGGCGATGCTCCTCACCCGGCAGGCGCGCGGCCACGCCAAGCTGGGCGAGCGGGAGGCGTGCCTGCGGGCGTTGGGGGCGGCCGCCGAGTTCGCTGCGGCGGGCCCGTCGGAGGAGGACCCGGGCTGGCTGTACTGGATCAACAGCGGGGAGATCGCGGGTCAGGCCGGCAGCTGCCACCTCGACCTGGGTGAGCCACGAGGCGCCGCGGTGAAGTTCGAAGCGGCCCATGCGTCCCTGAACCCGGCGGACCGCCGGACTCGCGCCCTGTTCGAGGCTCGAGCGGCTTCGGCCCACCTGCGGAGCGGCGAGCGCGAGGCGGGATTCGCGGCCGTCGAGAGCGTGTTGGAGCTTGCGGTTGGTGTGCAGTCACCCCGCCTGCACGAGCACCTCGGCCGTACGGCCGACGACCTGCGCTCCTTCGGCGGTGGGGCGAACGCGAACGCGCTGATCGAGCGCGCTGACCTCCTCCTGGCTCAAGGGAGCTGACCATGCCCGGTGGAGCGCTCGTCCTCTGGGACATCGACCGCACCCTTCTCTACGTCGGCGAGACCGACCGGCGGGTCTACCGCGAGGCGTTCGAGCGGGTCGTCGGCCGCCCCGTCGAGCGGCTGCCCGCCCGGGGCACCGGGGTGACGATGCCGTTGGCCGTGCGGCAACTGCTGCGCGAGAACGGCGTGCCCGAGCCGGAGGTCGAAGCTCTCGCCGAGCGTGTCATTCGGCTGCTGCCGGAGCTGCTGGCCGCCCGGAGAGTGGAGATGCGCGAGGGGGGCCGGCTCATGGACGGGGCGGTCGCCGCTCTGCAGGCAGTGCGCCAGACCGCTGGGCTGGTCCCGACGGTGCTGACAGGGAACCTGCGGGCCAACGCCGAGATCAAGCTCCAGGCGTTCGAGCTGAGCTCCTACCTGGAAAGCTCGATCGGTGCCTTCTCCTCTGACGATTCTCACCGGCCGGCGCTTGTCGCCGTGGCCCAGCGACGTGCGGGGCTGAAGCACCGGACGGCGTTCACCCGTGCCAATACGGTGATCATCGGCGATTCCCTGGAGGACATTCGAACCGGCCTTCAGGGCGGCGCGCGCGTGATCGGCGTCGCCTCCGGGACTGCTGATGCGCAGGACCTCGAAGACGCCGGGGCGGACGCGGTTCTGACGGACCTGACGGATGCCCAGGTTCTGCTCGCCACCATCGCACGGCTGGTCAGCTGAAGCCGGAACTGCGGGCTCCAAGGTTCTGTCATCGCGAGGATTCCCCTGGACGGACCGTTAGTTCGGAGGATTTGTCCTCCGTGACCGTGAATAGCTCCACAATCCCCTGTCCAGCACACCCGGAGCGGGCACGCTGTCCACGACCGGGCGGGCGGAGCTACGAGTCCCCAAGCTGGACAGCTTGTCGGACTTTGCACTCTCCCGTGTGAGAAAGATCGCGATCGTGATCTTTCTCGGTGTGCAATGGAATCTGTATCGCCGCCGAGGTGTGGCACAGGTTCTTCGTGACCAGAGCGATGGGTGGGGTGTGTGCGGTGACGAAACTGATTACGCCGGT
Coding sequences within:
- a CDS encoding HAD family hydrolase, with translation MPGGALVLWDIDRTLLYVGETDRRVYREAFERVVGRPVERLPARGTGVTMPLAVRQLLRENGVPEPEVEALAERVIRLLPELLAARRVEMREGGRLMDGAVAALQAVRQTAGLVPTVLTGNLRANAEIKLQAFELSSYLESSIGAFSSDDSHRPALVAVAQRRAGLKHRTAFTRANTVIIGDSLEDIRTGLQGGARVIGVASGTADAQDLEDAGADAVLTDLTDAQVLLATIARLVS